One stretch of Roseovarius mucosus DNA includes these proteins:
- a CDS encoding carboxymuconolactone decarboxylase family protein — protein sequence MRWPDKIDTTRQELRALNALIPDTARAFGGLGKAVKEGGTLEFKVKEFVALGIAVATKCEPCIALHMEALIRTGATREEVGDVLAMSIQMGGGPAMMYAAKALACYDELAEKG from the coding sequence ATGCGTTGGCCAGACAAGATCGACACCACCCGACAGGAATTGCGCGCGCTGAATGCGCTTATCCCCGACACCGCCCGCGCCTTTGGCGGCTTGGGCAAGGCCGTCAAGGAAGGCGGCACGCTTGAGTTCAAGGTCAAGGAATTCGTGGCCCTCGGCATTGCGGTCGCCACCAAATGCGAACCCTGTATCGCCCTGCATATGGAGGCGCTTATTCGCACTGGGGCCACCCGCGAAGAGGTGGGCGATGTGCTGGCCATGTCAATCCAGATGGGCGGCGGCCCGGCGATGATGTATGCCGCCAAGGCGCTCGCCTGTTACGATGAATTGGCGGAAAAAGGGTAG
- a CDS encoding phosphatidylserine decarboxylase produces the protein MKMHETFIKPMHPEGRKFVAIFALITFGLFMLWDVLGWIGVGLTVWCYYFFRDPERVTPERPGLIISPADGMVSLIEPAVPPAELGLPATPLTRVSVFMSVFNCHVNRAPVAGRVSAVAYRPGKFFNASLDKASADNERNGVVIEMADGRLLPVVQIAGLVARRIVCFVKPGDALGRGERFGLIRFGSRLDIYLPEGVVPSVRVGQTMVAGETVIAELGQ, from the coding sequence ATGAAAATGCATGAAACCTTCATCAAGCCGATGCATCCGGAGGGGCGCAAGTTCGTGGCGATCTTTGCGCTGATCACCTTTGGGCTTTTCATGCTCTGGGATGTTTTGGGCTGGATCGGTGTGGGCCTCACGGTCTGGTGTTATTATTTCTTTCGTGACCCAGAGCGTGTGACCCCCGAACGCCCCGGTCTGATCATCAGCCCCGCCGACGGCATGGTGTCGCTGATCGAACCGGCGGTGCCGCCTGCCGAACTGGGCCTGCCCGCCACGCCGCTCACGCGCGTCAGCGTGTTCATGAGCGTGTTCAACTGCCATGTGAACCGTGCGCCAGTCGCCGGGCGGGTCAGCGCTGTTGCCTATCGCCCCGGCAAGTTCTTCAATGCGTCGCTCGACAAGGCCAGCGCGGATAACGAGCGCAATGGCGTGGTGATCGAAATGGCTGATGGGCGGCTCTTGCCGGTGGTTCAGATCGCGGGGCTGGTGGCGCGGCGGATCGTGTGTTTCGTAAAACCGGGGGATGCCCTTGGGCGTGGTGAGCGCTTTGGCCTTATCCGCTTTGGGTCTCGGCTTGATATTTATCTGCCCGAAGGTGTGGTCCCAAGCGTGCGCGTGGGACAAACCATGGTGGCAGGGGAAACCGTGATCGCGGAGTTGGGCCAGTGA
- a CDS encoding ABC transporter permease gives MLKLEKRPQPSRLWTWATPVLAVLITMLAGGALFAALGEDPVAAISTIFWQPLFGEFAFYYRPQLLIKGAPLVLIAIGLSLGFRAGIWNIGAEGQYIVGALAGAGVALAFYPAESALIFPLMILAGALGGWAWGMIPAVLKLRFGTNEILVSLMLVYVAEQLLAAMALGLMKNPEGRGFPGSRNLRQYDSAHNAELIAGTGMHWGVVAALIAVIFAYVLLSRHILGYHIRLAGQAPRAARFAGVRPARLVLFCLGTSGALAGLAGLFEVAGPAGQVSIDFNVGYGFTAIIVAFLGRLHPVGILLAGLLMALTYIGGELAQSNMGLPAAAIQLFQGMLLFFLLAVDLLTNYRVRLVTREVA, from the coding sequence ATGCTGAAGCTGGAAAAGCGCCCTCAACCCTCACGGCTCTGGACTTGGGCCACGCCGGTTTTGGCGGTGCTGATCACCATGCTGGCGGGTGGGGCGCTTTTTGCGGCACTTGGCGAAGACCCGGTAGCGGCCATCTCGACGATTTTCTGGCAACCGCTTTTTGGCGAGTTCGCGTTTTATTACCGGCCGCAATTGCTGATCAAGGGCGCGCCTCTGGTGCTGATCGCCATCGGGCTTAGCCTTGGGTTTCGTGCCGGTATCTGGAACATCGGGGCCGAGGGGCAATATATCGTCGGCGCACTGGCAGGGGCCGGGGTGGCGCTTGCGTTTTATCCAGCGGAGAGCGCGCTGATCTTTCCGCTGATGATCCTTGCTGGCGCGCTTGGGGGCTGGGCCTGGGGCATGATCCCGGCGGTGCTCAAGCTGCGGTTCGGCACCAATGAAATCCTCGTGTCGCTCATGCTCGTCTATGTGGCAGAGCAATTGCTGGCGGCCATGGCCCTTGGGTTGATGAAGAACCCCGAAGGGCGCGGATTTCCCGGCTCGCGCAACCTGCGCCAATATGACAGCGCGCATAATGCAGAGCTTATTGCTGGCACGGGTATGCATTGGGGGGTGGTGGCGGCGCTGATCGCAGTGATTTTCGCCTATGTGCTGCTCAGCCGCCATATCCTTGGCTATCATATCCGGCTTGCGGGTCAGGCGCCACGCGCCGCCCGTTTTGCCGGCGTGCGCCCGGCGCGGTTGGTTCTATTCTGTCTGGGCACATCGGGCGCTTTGGCGGGATTGGCGGGGCTTTTTGAAGTGGCGGGGCCCGCCGGGCAGGTCAGCATTGATTTCAACGTGGGCTATGGGTTTACGGCGATCATCGTGGCCTTTTTGGGCCGATTGCACCCGGTCGGCATCCTGCTTGCGGGGCTTTTGATGGCGCTCACCTATATTGGCGGCGAATTGGCGCAATCCAACATGGGGCTACCTGCGGCCGCGATCCAACTCTTTCAGGGGATGCTGTTGTTTTTCCTTTTGGCCGTGGACCTGCTGACCAATTACCGCGTCCGGTTGGTGACACGGGAGGTGGCGTGA
- a CDS encoding DUF938 domain-containing protein, which yields MEQRPLPPTASIAHAGDGAKLHAPSAERNAAAITEALASIAPATGRALEIASGTGQHIVGFARAMPGLDWQPTEIDPARRDSINAWAAEAGLPNLRAALPLNATQAGWGAEHGNRALIVLINLLHLISTPEAQTLVQEGADALAPGGRFALYGPFLRSGEATSEGDARFHASLIAQDPAIGYKDLEEVQHWLRDAGLILIESRAMPANNVLLIAERSA from the coding sequence ATGGAGCAACGCCCCCTGCCGCCCACGGCGTCGATCGCACATGCGGGCGACGGGGCCAAACTGCACGCGCCCTCTGCCGAACGCAACGCAGCAGCCATCACCGAGGCGCTTGCCTCGATTGCCCCCGCAACAGGCCGTGCGCTTGAGATTGCAAGCGGCACGGGGCAGCATATCGTGGGCTTTGCCCGCGCGATGCCCGGCCTTGACTGGCAACCAACCGAGATTGACCCCGCGCGGCGCGACAGTATCAACGCCTGGGCGGCAGAGGCCGGGTTGCCCAATCTGCGCGCCGCCCTGCCCCTGAACGCCACCCAAGCCGGTTGGGGCGCAGAGCACGGCAACCGCGCCCTGATCGTGCTGATCAACCTCTTGCACCTCATCTCAACACCCGAGGCGCAAACGCTGGTGCAAGAGGGGGCCGATGCCCTCGCCCCCGGCGGGCGCTTTGCCCTTTACGGGCCGTTCCTGCGGTCAGGCGAGGCCACCTCCGAGGGTGACGCCCGGTTTCATGCCAGCCTCATCGCGCAGGACCCCGCCATCGGCTACAAGGATCTGGAAGAGGTCCAGCATTGGCTGCGCGACGCGGGGCTCATCCTGATCGAAAGCCGTGCGATGCCTGCCAACAATGTCCTGCTGATTGCTGAGCGTTCCGCCTGA
- a CDS encoding aldo/keto reductase gives MRTVITSPDGTPASRFAFGTMQFGDAADEAASRAMFDACLAAGITHFDTAHLYTDGAAETLLGQFAAPHRDRLTIATKAGYSGGAGRANILAQFDISRQRLGMDKVEILYLHRFDPDTPLEETLETFADLRARGQIDHVGLSNFAAWQVMKAACIAARFDLTISILQPMYSLIKRQAEVEILPMAASEGMVVAGYSPLAGGLLTGKYARGETGRLTGNERYAVRYGQGWMQEAAVHLSQIAQELGTDPATLAVAWAAQHPARPVPIISGRSAAQIAPSLAALEFDMDAALYARMATLSPAPPPATDRTEEA, from the coding sequence ATGAGAACAGTGATCACCTCCCCCGATGGAACCCCGGCCAGCCGCTTTGCCTTTGGCACCATGCAATTCGGCGATGCCGCTGATGAAGCCGCCTCGCGCGCGATGTTCGATGCGTGTCTTGCGGCGGGCATTACGCATTTCGACACGGCGCATCTGTACACCGATGGGGCGGCGGAAACGCTTTTGGGCCAATTCGCCGCACCGCACCGCGACCGGCTGACGATTGCCACCAAGGCCGGATATTCCGGCGGGGCGGGGCGGGCAAATATCCTCGCGCAGTTCGATATTTCCCGCCAACGTCTTGGTATGGACAAGGTCGAGATCCTCTATCTTCACCGCTTTGATCCCGACACGCCCCTTGAAGAAACCTTGGAAACCTTTGCCGATTTGCGCGCGCGCGGGCAGATCGACCATGTCGGCCTGTCGAATTTCGCCGCTTGGCAGGTGATGAAGGCCGCATGCATCGCGGCGCGGTTTGATCTGACGATTTCGATCCTGCAACCGATGTATAGCCTCATCAAGCGGCAGGCCGAGGTTGAAATCCTGCCGATGGCCGCCTCCGAAGGGATGGTGGTGGCGGGGTACTCGCCGTTGGCCGGGGGGTTGCTCACCGGCAAATATGCACGTGGCGAAACCGGGCGGCTCACGGGCAATGAACGCTACGCCGTGCGCTATGGTCAGGGCTGGATGCAAGAGGCCGCCGTTCACCTGAGCCAGATCGCGCAAGAGCTGGGCACCGATCCCGCGACCCTTGCGGTGGCATGGGCAGCACAGCACCCGGCGCGGCCTGTGCCAATCATTTCCGGGCGCTCTGCCGCGCAGATTGCGCCGTCGCTGGCCGCTCTGGAATTCGATATGGACGCGGCGCTCTATGCGCGGATGGCCACGCTCAGCCCCGCCCCGCCCCCCGCCACTGACCGCACCGAAGAGGCCTGA
- a CDS encoding GH25 family lysozyme encodes MLRPFLLCLALICGPALATERYGDYAPVDFGPRGPSSYPVHGLDVARFQNEIDWRRVALSGVAFAFIKATEGGDLKDAQFDRNWQLAAREGIPRGAYHFYYFCTPPEVQAQWFIQNVPRRGRALPPVLDMEWNPFSPTCVVRPPGAEVRRQAQIFLDIVERYYGQRPIIYTTPEFYEQTGIGQIEGVEFWLRAVAKTPDQVYPGKRWTFWQYTGTGIVPGVEGGVDINVFAGSERQWKDWLGTHWK; translated from the coding sequence ATGCTGCGTCCTTTTTTACTCTGCCTCGCCCTCATATGCGGGCCCGCTCTGGCAACCGAGCGGTATGGCGATTATGCCCCGGTCGATTTCGGCCCGCGCGGGCCGTCTAGCTATCCGGTGCATGGCCTTGATGTGGCGCGGTTCCAGAACGAAATCGACTGGCGGCGCGTGGCGCTTTCGGGTGTGGCCTTTGCCTTTATCAAGGCAACCGAGGGCGGCGATCTCAAGGACGCGCAATTCGACCGCAACTGGCAATTGGCGGCGCGCGAGGGCATCCCGCGCGGGGCCTATCATTTCTACTATTTCTGCACCCCGCCCGAGGTGCAGGCGCAATGGTTCATCCAGAATGTGCCACGTCGGGGCCGCGCGTTGCCGCCCGTGCTTGACATGGAGTGGAACCCGTTTTCCCCCACCTGCGTGGTGCGCCCACCGGGGGCAGAGGTGCGCAGGCAAGCGCAGATTTTCCTTGATATCGTCGAGCGGTATTACGGCCAACGCCCGATCATCTACACCACGCCGGAATTCTACGAACAAACCGGCATTGGGCAGATCGAGGGGGTGGAATTCTGGCTGCGCGCGGTGGCGAAGACGCCCGATCAGGTCTACCCCGGCAAACGCTGGACCTTTTGGCAATATACCGGCACAGGCATTGTGCCGGGGGTCGAGGGCGGCGTCGATATCAACGTCTTTGCCGGGTCAGAGAGGCAGTGGAAAGACTGGCTGGGCACGCATTGGAAATAG
- the xdhC gene encoding xanthine dehydrogenase accessory protein XdhC encodes MRDLDDLRAAVAREGQIARVVIAATRGSAPRAAGAAMQVWPGGQSGSIGGGRLEHEAAGSARRFLAEGGNARVLRQALGPALGQCCGGSVVLVIERFDQHRLDAAVEALERSGRWARQIEGRIAPPPAARPSAGTGVTWANGWLIEPLCPRLAVVIHGAGHVGRALATLLAPLPDLAVTLADARAEMLRGLPQGITAAVDPLRALGQAPDTAAHIIVTHDHALDLELCHRLLQRSFGCAGVIGSATKWARFRQRLTALGHTDAQISRISCPIGDPNLGKHPQAIALGVAAALLKEPGIKAADRRRTA; translated from the coding sequence ATGCGTGACCTCGACGATCTGCGCGCAGCCGTCGCGCGGGAGGGACAGATCGCACGGGTGGTGATCGCCGCCACCCGTGGTTCTGCGCCACGCGCCGCCGGGGCTGCGATGCAGGTCTGGCCCGGAGGGCAATCGGGCAGCATCGGCGGCGGGCGGCTGGAGCATGAGGCGGCAGGTTCGGCACGACGGTTTTTGGCAGAGGGCGGGAATGCCCGCGTGCTGCGCCAAGCGCTTGGTCCGGCCCTTGGCCAATGCTGTGGCGGGTCGGTGGTATTGGTGATCGAGCGGTTCGACCAGCACAGACTTGACGCAGCGGTTGAGGCGCTTGAGCGATCGGGCCGTTGGGCACGGCAGATTGAAGGGCGCATCGCCCCCCCGCCTGCCGCCCGGCCCAGCGCCGGTACGGGTGTTACATGGGCAAACGGCTGGTTGATCGAGCCACTTTGCCCGCGCCTTGCGGTGGTGATCCACGGGGCGGGCCATGTGGGCCGCGCCTTGGCCACCCTGCTTGCCCCATTGCCCGATCTGGCAGTGACGCTGGCCGATGCGCGGGCCGAGATGCTGCGCGGGCTGCCCCAAGGGATCACCGCCGCCGTTGATCCCCTGCGCGCCCTCGGCCAAGCGCCTGATACCGCCGCACATATCATTGTAACCCACGATCATGCGCTGGATCTGGAGCTGTGCCACCGCCTGTTGCAACGGTCCTTTGGGTGCGCGGGTGTCATCGGCTCCGCGACCAAATGGGCGCGGTTTCGGCAGAGATTGACAGCACTTGGGCATACGGACGCGCAGATTTCGCGCATTTCCTGCCCCATTGGCGATCCAAACCTTGGCAAACACCCGCAAGCCATTGCGCTTGGCGTGGCGGCTGCGTTACTGAAAGAGCCGGGTATCAAGGCCGCAGACCGAAGGAGAACCGCGTGA
- a CDS encoding BMP family ABC transporter substrate-binding protein, with protein sequence MKLTHLLTSAALALGLASAAVAQDKTKIGFIYVGPIGDGGWTYEHDKGRLAVEAHFGDAVETVYQESVPEGADAERAITQMALQGADLIFTTSFGFMEPTLAVAEKFPNVKFEHATGYKTLPNVSTYSARFYEGRAVQGHIAGKMTKSNIVGYIASYPIPEVIRGINSAYIHAKKVNPDVEFKIIWAYTWFDPAKEADAATALIEQGADVILQHTDSTAPQAAAEKAGNVVTFGQASDMAEYAPFPRVSSIIDNWAPYYIDRTQAVIDGTWESTQTWDGIGPGMVGIGEISDAVPADVKAEALALKAAMADGSYHPFTGPLKKQDGSDWLAEGEVADDGTLLGMDFYVEGLTGEIPN encoded by the coding sequence ATGAAACTCACGCATCTACTGACCTCAGCCGCCTTGGCGCTTGGTCTGGCAAGCGCCGCCGTGGCGCAGGACAAGACCAAGATCGGCTTTATCTACGTCGGCCCCATCGGCGATGGCGGCTGGACCTATGAGCATGACAAAGGCAGGCTCGCGGTTGAGGCGCATTTCGGCGATGCCGTCGAAACCGTCTATCAAGAAAGCGTGCCCGAGGGCGCCGATGCCGAACGCGCCATCACGCAAATGGCGCTGCAAGGGGCGGATCTGATCTTTACCACCTCGTTTGGCTTTATGGAGCCGACGCTGGCAGTGGCCGAAAAGTTCCCCAATGTGAAATTCGAACACGCCACCGGCTACAAGACCCTGCCCAATGTCTCGACCTATTCCGCCCGTTTCTACGAGGGGCGCGCGGTGCAGGGCCATATCGCGGGCAAGATGACCAAATCGAATATCGTGGGCTACATCGCCTCTTATCCGATCCCAGAGGTCATTCGCGGCATCAACTCGGCCTATATTCACGCGAAAAAGGTCAACCCCGATGTCGAGTTCAAGATCATCTGGGCCTACACTTGGTTTGACCCCGCAAAAGAGGCAGACGCCGCCACTGCCCTGATCGAGCAGGGCGCGGACGTGATCCTGCAACATACCGATTCCACCGCGCCGCAAGCCGCTGCCGAAAAGGCGGGCAATGTCGTGACCTTTGGACAGGCGTCGGATATGGCCGAATACGCCCCCTTCCCGCGCGTGTCGTCGATCATCGACAACTGGGCCCCCTATTACATTGACCGCACGCAGGCGGTGATTGATGGCACATGGGAGAGCACGCAGACATGGGACGGCATCGGGCCGGGCATGGTCGGCATTGGCGAGATTTCCGATGCGGTGCCTGCGGATGTCAAGGCAGAGGCGCTGGCCCTCAAGGCCGCCATGGCGGACGGCAGCTATCACCCGTTCACCGGGCCGCTGAAAAAGCAGGACGGGTCGGATTGGCTGGCCGAGGGCGAGGTTGCCGATGACGGCACGCTCTTGGGCATGGATTTCTATGTCGAAGGGCTGACCGGAGAGATCCCCAACTAA
- a CDS encoding ABC transporter permease — MLLSSIDPALLLASLIVASTPILLAALGELVVERAGVLNLGVEGMMITGAICGFAMAVNSGSPVVGFVAAAAGGAVLALLFALLTQFALANQVASGLALTLFGLGLSSLIGQGYVGIKPPPTTRLDLPVLSDLPFVGRVLFSHDLMVYFALALVALVWALLKYSRAGLILRAVGENHEAAHALGYKVVRIRVLAILFGGACAGLGGAYLSLVRVPQWTEGMTSGGGWIALALVVFASWKVGRVLLGAWLFGGVSVLQLNLQAAGVAIPVEYLSMSPYLITILVLVIMSSDKSRAPGSLGRIFHASQ, encoded by the coding sequence ATGCTTTTGTCCTCGATTGATCCGGCGCTGCTTTTGGCCTCGCTCATCGTCGCCTCTACGCCCATTCTGCTGGCGGCATTGGGCGAGTTGGTTGTCGAGCGGGCGGGCGTGCTCAACCTCGGGGTCGAGGGGATGATGATCACCGGCGCAATCTGCGGATTTGCCATGGCTGTCAATTCCGGCTCGCCGGTCGTGGGGTTTGTGGCCGCCGCCGCCGGGGGCGCTGTTCTGGCGCTTCTCTTCGCGCTGCTGACCCAATTTGCCCTTGCCAATCAGGTGGCTAGTGGCCTCGCGCTGACGCTCTTTGGCCTTGGCCTCTCGTCGCTGATCGGACAGGGCTATGTCGGGATCAAGCCGCCGCCGACCACGCGGCTTGACCTGCCTGTGCTGAGCGATCTGCCTTTTGTCGGGCGTGTGTTGTTTTCCCATGATCTGATGGTTTACTTCGCCCTAGCGCTTGTGGCTTTGGTCTGGGCGCTGCTGAAATATTCGCGCGCCGGGCTGATCCTGCGGGCGGTGGGTGAAAACCATGAGGCCGCGCATGCGCTTGGCTACAAGGTGGTGCGCATCCGCGTTCTGGCGATCCTGTTTGGCGGGGCTTGCGCCGGGTTGGGCGGGGCCTATCTCAGCCTTGTGCGGGTGCCGCAATGGACCGAAGGCATGACCTCTGGGGGGGGCTGGATCGCGCTTGCCCTAGTGGTTTTTGCTTCGTGGAAAGTGGGGCGCGTTCTGCTTGGCGCGTGGCTCTTTGGCGGGGTTTCGGTATTGCAGCTCAATCTTCAGGCGGCAGGCGTTGCGATCCCGGTCGAATATCTTTCCATGTCGCCCTACTTGATCACCATCCTCGTGCTGGTCATCATGTCGTCTGACAAATCCCGCGCGCCCGGCTCTTTGGGCCGCATTTTTCACGCCTCGCAATAA
- a CDS encoding CDP-alcohol phosphatidyltransferase family protein, whose translation MTPEPEPPARREVTLAQLLPNMLTVAAICAGVTAIRLGVQGDYVRAVQLLLIAGVLDGLDGRLARLLRSSSAMGAELDSLADFVNFGVAAPLVIYYWGLQDARQAGWIAVLFFAVCCVMRLARFNVSAREEGGKGGSGAYFQGLPSPAGALLAMLPMFVTFALPDMSPPPAFLTGLYMAGVGLLMISPVPIWSFKKTRISRENVKFFLLAFACVAAALVIFTWAALIVMCLAYVGMVIWAALFWYPNEG comes from the coding sequence GTGACACCAGAGCCAGAGCCGCCAGCGCGCCGCGAGGTCACGCTCGCACAGCTTTTGCCAAATATGCTGACCGTTGCCGCGATCTGTGCCGGGGTCACGGCGATCCGGCTGGGCGTGCAGGGGGATTATGTGCGCGCCGTGCAACTCCTGCTGATCGCCGGGGTGCTGGACGGGCTGGATGGGCGTTTGGCGCGGCTCTTGCGCAGTTCAAGCGCGATGGGCGCCGAGCTTGATTCGCTCGCGGATTTCGTGAATTTCGGCGTCGCGGCCCCGCTGGTGATCTACTATTGGGGCCTTCAGGACGCACGACAAGCAGGCTGGATTGCGGTTCTCTTCTTTGCCGTGTGCTGCGTCATGCGTCTGGCGCGGTTTAATGTCAGTGCGCGCGAAGAGGGCGGCAAGGGCGGATCAGGGGCCTATTTCCAAGGTCTGCCTTCGCCCGCAGGCGCGCTTTTGGCGATGCTGCCGATGTTCGTGACCTTTGCACTGCCGGATATGTCCCCGCCGCCTGCGTTCCTCACCGGGCTTTATATGGCCGGTGTCGGCCTTCTGATGATTTCGCCGGTGCCGATCTGGTCGTTCAAGAAAACCCGCATCTCGCGCGAGAACGTCAAGTTCTTCCTCTTGGCCTTTGCCTGCGTGGCGGCGGCGCTGGTGATCTTTACTTGGGCGGCGTTGATCGTGATGTGTCTGGCCTATGTCGGTATGGTGATCTGGGCCGCGCTCTTCTGGTATCCCAACGAGGGTTAA
- a CDS encoding ABC transporter ATP-binding protein encodes MTGDLLTVSGLTKAYPGVVANDAVSFAIREGEVHALLGENGAGKSTLVKMIYGLVKPDSGTMTLRGTPYAPPDPHAARLAGVAMVFQHFSLFDAMSVAENVALGMERPPALRDLAARIRAVSETYGLPLDPDRTVGDLSAGERQRVEIIRCLLQEPRLLIMDEPTSVLTPQEVDILFQTLRKLTGEGVAILYISHKLEEIRALCDHATILRQGRNVGTCTPRDTSARAMAEMMVGTTFAAPERAGRAKAGVVLEVSDLSVAAQGQFGTALHAISFAVQAGEVLGIGGVAGNGQDELLAALSGEMPVTAEAVRLKGMAIGQHGPGTRRAMGLLTAPEERLGHAAAPDMSLTENAILTGAARESLLNRGFLRWEAAEAFARRIITGFDVRTPGPGTAARALSGGNLQKFVIGREVLQRPEVLVVNQPTWGVDAAAAAAIRQALLDLATGGAAVICISQDLDELIEISDRFGALSEGRLSDIRPTQGLSVEEIGLMMGGAHGMEVAHV; translated from the coding sequence GTGACAGGCGATTTGCTGACCGTCTCGGGTCTGACCAAGGCCTATCCGGGAGTTGTCGCCAATGACGCCGTATCCTTTGCCATCCGCGAGGGCGAAGTGCATGCCCTGCTGGGCGAGAATGGTGCCGGGAAATCAACCCTCGTCAAGATGATCTATGGGCTGGTCAAGCCCGACAGCGGCACCATGACGCTGCGCGGCACCCCCTATGCCCCACCAGACCCCCATGCCGCGCGCCTGGCGGGGGTGGCGATGGTGTTTCAGCATTTCTCGCTTTTTGATGCGATGAGCGTGGCCGAGAACGTGGCCCTCGGGATGGAACGCCCGCCAGCGCTGCGCGATCTGGCCGCGCGCATCCGTGCCGTCTCGGAAACCTATGGCCTGCCGCTTGATCCCGACCGGACCGTTGGTGATCTTTCGGCAGGAGAGCGGCAGCGCGTCGAGATCATCCGCTGTCTCCTGCAGGAACCCCGCCTTTTGATCATGGACGAGCCGACATCGGTGCTCACACCGCAAGAGGTGGATATCCTGTTTCAGACCCTGCGCAAGCTGACGGGTGAAGGCGTGGCGATCCTTTACATCTCGCACAAGCTCGAGGAAATCCGCGCCCTCTGCGATCATGCCACGATCCTGCGGCAGGGCCGCAACGTGGGCACCTGCACACCGCGCGACACTTCGGCCCGCGCGATGGCGGAAATGATGGTGGGCACAACCTTTGCCGCGCCGGAACGCGCCGGGCGTGCCAAGGCGGGTGTGGTGCTGGAGGTGTCTGACCTGTCGGTCGCGGCGCAGGGGCAGTTCGGCACCGCGCTTCACGCGATTTCCTTTGCCGTGCAGGCCGGAGAGGTGCTGGGCATCGGCGGGGTTGCGGGCAACGGGCAGGATGAGCTTTTGGCCGCGCTGTCGGGCGAAATGCCGGTGACGGCAGAGGCTGTGCGCCTGAAGGGCATGGCGATCGGTCAGCACGGCCCCGGCACCCGCCGCGCGATGGGTCTGCTTACCGCACCTGAGGAACGGCTGGGCCATGCCGCCGCCCCCGACATGAGCCTGACAGAGAATGCGATCCTGACCGGGGCGGCGCGGGAAAGCCTGCTCAATCGTGGGTTTCTGAGATGGGAGGCGGCCGAGGCCTTTGCCCGCCGTATCATCACCGGCTTTGACGTGCGCACGCCCGGCCCGGGCACTGCCGCCCGGGCGCTGTCGGGGGGCAATCTGCAAAAATTCGTGATTGGCCGCGAAGTGCTGCAACGGCCCGAGGTTCTGGTGGTCAACCAGCCCACCTGGGGTGTCGATGCCGCCGCCGCTGCCGCGATCCGCCAAGCCCTGCTTGATCTGGCCACTGGGGGGGCGGCGGTGATCTGCATCAGTCAGGACCTTGACGAGTTGATCGAGATTTCCGACCGGTTCGGCGCGTTGAGCGAAGGACGGCTTTCGGACATCAGGCCGACCCAAGGCCTGAGTGTCGAAGAGATCGGATTGATGATGGGCGGCGCACATGGCATGGAGGTGGCGCATGTGTGA